In Balaenoptera musculus isolate JJ_BM4_2016_0621 chromosome 19, mBalMus1.pri.v3, whole genome shotgun sequence, one genomic interval encodes:
- the LOC118885076 gene encoding sialic acid-binding Ig-like lectin 10 isoform X1 gives MHQSPGAQLPPSALAECQTQCLGNERVPGQVPVPEMLPPLLLAVLWAGSWAQDPGFQLQVQELVRVQEGLCVVVPCSISYPAIGWVSSTPAYGFWFKDQTATDSGLPVATNKPGQDVQTHTEGRFQLLGNVRQNCSLLIRNVRMEDSALYFFRLERGRYVRYNFMEYKFRLEVTALTQKPEIYIPETLKPGHQVTLICMFDWPFEECPAPTLSWRGAAVSAHEARPRASYLLALTFTPRPQDHGTKLTCRVDVSRKGLSTENTVLLSVAYAPKDLVISISQTDVSALEPQGNSPHLEVQKGQFLRLLCTADSMPLATLSWALQDRILSWSHPSGSRTLELVLPRVKAEDAGRYTCRAENGLGSQSRSLELFVQYAPEDLKVMVSQGNRTVLENFRNGTSLPVLEGQSLRLLCVAHSNPPARLSWARGGQTLSPSQPSDPGVLELPQIQTEHEGEFTCGAQNPLGSQNISLSLSVVYPPQLLGPSCSLEDEGLHCDCSCRAQPAPSLRWRLGEGLLEGNFGNASFKVTSSSAGPWANSSLSLSEGLSSGLRLSCEALNVHGAQSATVLLLPDEKGFASKAFSSGIFLGIGLMTLLLLCLILIIVRTLRKKWTQAEVPAPAPGETPRSRVSRKSTILHYINVVPKTGPLAQKQKAKPSSRSWAPAPDTHPPEPRKNQKELHLVSHNCPGPKSSPQAPESENNQEELHYAVLNFPGLRPWDTQRLKDTHPEYAEIQFH, from the exons ATGCATCAGTCCCCCGGGGCTCAGCTTCCGCCTTCTGCCCTTGCCGAGTGCCAGACACAGTGTCTGGGGAATGAGCGTGTCCCAGGGCAGGTCCCCGTGCCTGAGATGCTCCCACCACTGCTCTTGGCTGTACTGTGGGCCG GGTCATGGGCTCAGGATCCAGGTTTCCAGCTGCAGGTGCAGGAGTTGGTGAGGGTGCAGGAAGGCCTGTGCGTGGTCGTGCCCTGCTCCATCTCCTATCCCGCCATAGGCTGGGTTTCCTCCACCCCGGCTTACGGCTTCTGGTTCAAAGACCAGACCGCCACAGACAGTGGTCTGCCAGTGGCCACAAACAAGCCGGGTCAAGACGTGCAAACACACACCGAAGGCCGGTTCCAGCTCCTTGGCAATGTCAGACAGAATTGCTCTTTGCTCATCAGAAATGTACGTATGGAGGACAGTGCATTGTACTTCTTTCGCTTGGAGAGAGGCCGTTACGTGCGATATAATTTCATGGAATACAAGTTCCGTCTGGAGGTGACAG ccCTGACTCAGAAGCCAGAGATCTACATCCCAGAGACTCTGAAGCCTGGGCACCAGGTGACACTCATCTGTATGTTTGACTGGCCCTTTGAGGAATGTCCAGCCCCTACTCTCTCCTGGAGGGGGGCCGCCGTCTCCGCCCACGAGGCCAGACCAAGAGCTTCCTACCTCTTAGCCCTCACCTTCACACCCAGACCCCAGGACCACGGCACTAAGCTCACCTGTCGAGTGGACGTCTCCAGAAAGGGACTGAGCACAGAGAACACCGTCCTACTTAGCGTGGCCT ATGCCCCCAAAGACCTGGTTATCAGCATTTCCCAGACCGATGTATCAG ccctGGAGCCGCAGGGAAACAGCCCCCATCTGGAAGTCCAGAAAGGCCAGTTCCTGCGGCTGCTCTGTACAGCTGACAGCATGCCGCTTGCCACACTGAGCTGGGCCCTGCAGGACAGAATCCTCTCTTGGTCCCACCCCTCGGGCTCCAGAACCCTGGAGCTGGTGCTGCCCCGGGTGAAGGCAGAGGATGCGGGTCGCTACACCTGCCGAGCTGAGAACGGGCTTGGCTCTCAGAGCCGCAGCCTGGAGCTCTTCGTGCAGT ATGCCCCAGAGGACCTGAAAGTGATGGTCTCCCAAGGAAACAGGACAG TCCTGGAAAACTTCAGAAATGGCACATCTCTTCCGGTCCTGGAAGGCCAAAGCCTGCGTCTGCTCTGTGTCGCTCACAGCAACCCCCCAGCCCGGCTGAGCTGGGCCCGAGGGGGACAGACTCTGagcccctcccagccctcagATCCTGGGGTCCTGGAGCTGCCTCAGATACAAACAGAGCATGAAGGAGAATTCACCTGCGGAGCTCAAAACCCTCTGGGCTCCCAAAatatctctctgagcctctccgTGGTCT ACCCCCCGCAGCTGCTGGGACCCTCCTGCTCCCTGGAGGATGAGGGTCTGCACTGCGACTGCTCCTGTCGAGCTCAGCCGGCCCCCTCCCTGCGctggcggctgggggaggggctgctggaggGGAATTTCGGCAACGCCTCCTTCAAGGTCACCTCCAGCTCGGCTGGGCCCTGGGCCAAcagctccctgagcctcagcgAGGGGCTCAGCTCTGGCCTCAGACTCAGCTGCGAGGCCCTGAACGTCCACGGGGCCCAGAGCGCCACTGTCCTGCTACTGCCAG ATGAGAAGGGATTCGCCTCCAAAGCGTTCTCCAGCGGAATATTTCTAGGAATTGGCCTCATGACCCTCCTTTTACTCTGCCTCATACTGATCAT CGTGAGGACTCTGAGGAAGAAGTGGACCCAAGCAGAGGTTCCGGCCCCGGCCCCGGGAGAGACTCCGAGGTCCAGGGTCTCACGGAAGAGCACGATCCTGCATTACATCAACGTGGTCCCTAAAACTGGCCCCCTG GCTCAGAAACAGAAAGCCAAACCAAGCAGTCGTTCCTGGGCCCCTGCTCCAGATACTCACCCCCCGGAACCCAGAAAGAACCAGAAGGAGCTCCATCTTGTTTCCCACAATTGTCCAGGACCCAAATCATCCCCTCAAGCCCCAGAATCGGAGAACAACCAGGAGGAGCTCCATTATGCTGTCCTCAACTTCCCAGGCCTCAGACCATGGGACACCCAGAGGCTCAAGGATACTCACCCAGAATATGCTGAAATCCAGTTCCACTGA
- the LOC118885117 gene encoding myeloid cell surface antigen CD33-like isoform X1, with translation MPPLLLSLLWAGSLAQGSSYYWLQVQESVTVQEGLCVRVPCSFYYPRSYWDYPVPAHGYWFREGASIYQDPPVATNNPDREVLTESQGRFHLLGDPRAYNCSLDIRDAQRGDTGTYFFRVERGPVVKYSYKENTIFLNVTALTQTPDIRVQGTLESGRPRNITCAVPWACERGTPHTFSWIGAALTSLHPKSPHSSVLTLALRPQDHGTNLTCRVTFPGAGVSTERTVRLNVSYAPQNLDIRVFRGNSTVSGERQGSWPLVLTLLRGALMGAGFLLTYGLTWIYYTRCRNSQGNSVERCV, from the exons ATGCCGCCGCTGCTGCTGTCCCTGctgtgggcag GGTCCCTGGCTCAGGGTTCGAGCTACTACTGGCTGCAAGTGCAGGAGTCCGTGACGGTGCAGGAGGGCCTGTGTGTCCGCGTGCCCTGCTCCTTCTACTATCCCCGGAGCTACTGGGACTACCCTGTCCCAGCTCACGGCTACTGGTTCCGGGAAGGTGCCAGTATCTACCAGGATCCTCCAGTGGCCACAAACAACCCAGATCGTGAGGTGCTGACGGAGTCCCAGGGCCGATTCCACCTCCTTGGAGACCCCCGGGCCTACAACTGCTCCCTGGACATCAGAGATGCACAGAGGGGAGACACGGGCACATACTTCTTTAGGGTGGAGAGAGGGCCTGTTGTGAAATATAGTTACAAAGAGAACACGATCTTCCTGAATGTAACAG cTCTGACACAGACACCCGACATCCGCGTCCAGGGGACCCTGGAATCCGGCCGCCCCAGGAACATCACCTGTGCAGTGCCCTGGGCCTGTGAGAGGGGGACACCCCACACCTTCTCCTGGATCGGGGCTGCCCTCACTTCCCTGCACCCCAAGAGTCCCCATTCCTCAGTGCTCACCCTCGCCCTGAGGCCCCAGGACCATGGCACCAACCTCACCTGTCGAGTGACCTTCCCCGGAGCTGGCGTGAGCACGGAGAGGACCGTCAGGCTCAACGTGTCCT ACGCTCCACAGAACCTGGACATTCGTGTCTTCCGGGGAAATAGCACAG TCTCTGGGGAGCGGCAGGGCTCCTGGCCCCTAGTCCTCACCTTGCTCAGGGGGGCCCTGATGGGGGCTGGTTTCCTTCTCACCTATGGCCTCACCTGGATCTACTATACCAG GTGCAGAAACTCACAAGGGAATAGTGTTGAGAGGTGTGTCTGA
- the C19H19orf84 gene encoding uncharacterized protein C19orf84 homolog produces MEQQKEGTGSEGNNLPSLGTESWPPAPFPALFPSLLGTPDPAHLGLPETLASVTVPVRLDALSYLLHSALMGAYTLQQSLPSCPCAPNACCTQPGTAKRPPRGRGGWDVRRRPGRGQGQRQWGLGRAEQAERGWVGSPGAGPRTPPVTLPSPTPPAQDGKKDTQGPEPPLETPPAEDWEAEY; encoded by the exons ATGGAACAGCAAAAGGAAGGGACTGGGTCAGAGGG GAACAACCTGCCGTCCCTGGGGACTGAGTCGTGGCCGCCTGCACCTTTCCCAGCCCtgttcccttctctcctgggCACCCCAGATCCAGCCCACCTGGGGCTCCCCGAGACCCTGGCCTCTGTCACTGTGCCCGTCCGTCTGGATGCCCTCTCCTACCTCCTGCACAGCGCCCTGATGGGAGCCTACACGCTTCAGCAGTCCTTGCCCTCCTGCCCCTGCGCCCCCAATGCGTGCTGCACTCAGCCGGGCACCGCCAAGAGGCCGCCCAGGGGGCGCGGGGGCTGGGATGTCCGACGCAGGCCGGGCCGGGGTCAGGGCCAGCGGCAGTGGGGACTTGGGAGGGCTGAGCAGGCAgagaggggctgggtggggagccCTGGGGCTGGCCCCAGGACCCCCCCGGTGACGCTGCCATCACCAACACCACCGGCCCAGGATGGGAAGAAGGACACCCAGGGTCCGGAGCCGCCCCTGGAGACGCCGCCTGCTGAGGACTGGGAGGCCGAGTACTAG
- the LOC118885076 gene encoding sialic acid-binding Ig-like lectin 10 isoform X2: MTREGWVSSTPAYGFWFKDQTATDSGLPVATNKPGQDVQTHTEGRFQLLGNVRQNCSLLIRNVRMEDSALYFFRLERGRYVRYNFMEYKFRLEVTALTQKPEIYIPETLKPGHQVTLICMFDWPFEECPAPTLSWRGAAVSAHEARPRASYLLALTFTPRPQDHGTKLTCRVDVSRKGLSTENTVLLSVAYAPKDLVISISQTDVSALEPQGNSPHLEVQKGQFLRLLCTADSMPLATLSWALQDRILSWSHPSGSRTLELVLPRVKAEDAGRYTCRAENGLGSQSRSLELFVQYAPEDLKVMVSQGNRTVLENFRNGTSLPVLEGQSLRLLCVAHSNPPARLSWARGGQTLSPSQPSDPGVLELPQIQTEHEGEFTCGAQNPLGSQNISLSLSVVYPPQLLGPSCSLEDEGLHCDCSCRAQPAPSLRWRLGEGLLEGNFGNASFKVTSSSAGPWANSSLSLSEGLSSGLRLSCEALNVHGAQSATVLLLPDEKGFASKAFSSGIFLGIGLMTLLLLCLILIIVRTLRKKWTQAEVPAPAPGETPRSRVSRKSTILHYINVVPKTGPLAQKQKAKPSSRSWAPAPDTHPPEPRKNQKELHLVSHNCPGPKSSPQAPESENNQEELHYAVLNFPGLRPWDTQRLKDTHPEYAEIQFH; encoded by the exons ATGACTCGGGAAG GCTGGGTTTCCTCCACCCCGGCTTACGGCTTCTGGTTCAAAGACCAGACCGCCACAGACAGTGGTCTGCCAGTGGCCACAAACAAGCCGGGTCAAGACGTGCAAACACACACCGAAGGCCGGTTCCAGCTCCTTGGCAATGTCAGACAGAATTGCTCTTTGCTCATCAGAAATGTACGTATGGAGGACAGTGCATTGTACTTCTTTCGCTTGGAGAGAGGCCGTTACGTGCGATATAATTTCATGGAATACAAGTTCCGTCTGGAGGTGACAG ccCTGACTCAGAAGCCAGAGATCTACATCCCAGAGACTCTGAAGCCTGGGCACCAGGTGACACTCATCTGTATGTTTGACTGGCCCTTTGAGGAATGTCCAGCCCCTACTCTCTCCTGGAGGGGGGCCGCCGTCTCCGCCCACGAGGCCAGACCAAGAGCTTCCTACCTCTTAGCCCTCACCTTCACACCCAGACCCCAGGACCACGGCACTAAGCTCACCTGTCGAGTGGACGTCTCCAGAAAGGGACTGAGCACAGAGAACACCGTCCTACTTAGCGTGGCCT ATGCCCCCAAAGACCTGGTTATCAGCATTTCCCAGACCGATGTATCAG ccctGGAGCCGCAGGGAAACAGCCCCCATCTGGAAGTCCAGAAAGGCCAGTTCCTGCGGCTGCTCTGTACAGCTGACAGCATGCCGCTTGCCACACTGAGCTGGGCCCTGCAGGACAGAATCCTCTCTTGGTCCCACCCCTCGGGCTCCAGAACCCTGGAGCTGGTGCTGCCCCGGGTGAAGGCAGAGGATGCGGGTCGCTACACCTGCCGAGCTGAGAACGGGCTTGGCTCTCAGAGCCGCAGCCTGGAGCTCTTCGTGCAGT ATGCCCCAGAGGACCTGAAAGTGATGGTCTCCCAAGGAAACAGGACAG TCCTGGAAAACTTCAGAAATGGCACATCTCTTCCGGTCCTGGAAGGCCAAAGCCTGCGTCTGCTCTGTGTCGCTCACAGCAACCCCCCAGCCCGGCTGAGCTGGGCCCGAGGGGGACAGACTCTGagcccctcccagccctcagATCCTGGGGTCCTGGAGCTGCCTCAGATACAAACAGAGCATGAAGGAGAATTCACCTGCGGAGCTCAAAACCCTCTGGGCTCCCAAAatatctctctgagcctctccgTGGTCT ACCCCCCGCAGCTGCTGGGACCCTCCTGCTCCCTGGAGGATGAGGGTCTGCACTGCGACTGCTCCTGTCGAGCTCAGCCGGCCCCCTCCCTGCGctggcggctgggggaggggctgctggaggGGAATTTCGGCAACGCCTCCTTCAAGGTCACCTCCAGCTCGGCTGGGCCCTGGGCCAAcagctccctgagcctcagcgAGGGGCTCAGCTCTGGCCTCAGACTCAGCTGCGAGGCCCTGAACGTCCACGGGGCCCAGAGCGCCACTGTCCTGCTACTGCCAG ATGAGAAGGGATTCGCCTCCAAAGCGTTCTCCAGCGGAATATTTCTAGGAATTGGCCTCATGACCCTCCTTTTACTCTGCCTCATACTGATCAT CGTGAGGACTCTGAGGAAGAAGTGGACCCAAGCAGAGGTTCCGGCCCCGGCCCCGGGAGAGACTCCGAGGTCCAGGGTCTCACGGAAGAGCACGATCCTGCATTACATCAACGTGGTCCCTAAAACTGGCCCCCTG GCTCAGAAACAGAAAGCCAAACCAAGCAGTCGTTCCTGGGCCCCTGCTCCAGATACTCACCCCCCGGAACCCAGAAAGAACCAGAAGGAGCTCCATCTTGTTTCCCACAATTGTCCAGGACCCAAATCATCCCCTCAAGCCCCAGAATCGGAGAACAACCAGGAGGAGCTCCATTATGCTGTCCTCAACTTCCCAGGCCTCAGACCATGGGACACCCAGAGGCTCAAGGATACTCACCCAGAATATGCTGAAATCCAGTTCCACTGA
- the LOC118885117 gene encoding myeloid cell surface antigen CD33-like isoform X2 yields the protein MPPLLLSLLWAGSLAQGSSYYWLQVQESVTVQEGLCVRVPCSFYYPRSYWDYPVPAHGYWFREGASIYQDPPVATNNPDREVLTESQGRFHLLGDPRAYNCSLDIRDAQRGDTGTYFFRVERGPVVKYSYKENTIFLNVTALTQTPDIRVQGTLESGRPRNITCAVPWACERGTPHTFSWIGAALTSLHPKSPHSSVLTLALRPQDHGTNLTCRVTFPGAGVSTERTVRLNVSYAPQNLDIRVFRGNSTGAETHKGIVLRGVSESPSSRWCFRGL from the exons ATGCCGCCGCTGCTGCTGTCCCTGctgtgggcag GGTCCCTGGCTCAGGGTTCGAGCTACTACTGGCTGCAAGTGCAGGAGTCCGTGACGGTGCAGGAGGGCCTGTGTGTCCGCGTGCCCTGCTCCTTCTACTATCCCCGGAGCTACTGGGACTACCCTGTCCCAGCTCACGGCTACTGGTTCCGGGAAGGTGCCAGTATCTACCAGGATCCTCCAGTGGCCACAAACAACCCAGATCGTGAGGTGCTGACGGAGTCCCAGGGCCGATTCCACCTCCTTGGAGACCCCCGGGCCTACAACTGCTCCCTGGACATCAGAGATGCACAGAGGGGAGACACGGGCACATACTTCTTTAGGGTGGAGAGAGGGCCTGTTGTGAAATATAGTTACAAAGAGAACACGATCTTCCTGAATGTAACAG cTCTGACACAGACACCCGACATCCGCGTCCAGGGGACCCTGGAATCCGGCCGCCCCAGGAACATCACCTGTGCAGTGCCCTGGGCCTGTGAGAGGGGGACACCCCACACCTTCTCCTGGATCGGGGCTGCCCTCACTTCCCTGCACCCCAAGAGTCCCCATTCCTCAGTGCTCACCCTCGCCCTGAGGCCCCAGGACCATGGCACCAACCTCACCTGTCGAGTGACCTTCCCCGGAGCTGGCGTGAGCACGGAGAGGACCGTCAGGCTCAACGTGTCCT ACGCTCCACAGAACCTGGACATTCGTGTCTTCCGGGGAAATAGCACAG GTGCAGAAACTCACAAGGGAATAGTGTTGAGAGGTGTGTCTGAGTCCCCTTCTTCACGGTGGTGCTTCAGAGGTCTATGA